One genomic segment of Primulina tabacum isolate GXHZ01 chromosome 9, ASM2559414v2, whole genome shotgun sequence includes these proteins:
- the LOC142556642 gene encoding uncharacterized protein LOC142556642: MSRGRAVESCTFHLQSWRPFKLDCDSPKTGPHSKRPCRSDRATSFSVDALLDMSKLSLFDDGKPLAAAHKRWFARKRRRRGGSRSVSGRSSDRRCCSLGASAANGTCSDFPMAAGTDSSGELFVNGSGEMNWASDVSEVARNSRREREGNVVGERDGQFGNFDGLGNESGYGSEPGYRGDVELGYGDEVEEEEDDPRILFWGKEFGDNSSNLERVGENSLQKTHHRGRRKKHDLRMFDALR; this comes from the exons ATGTCACGCGGTCGCGCCGTGGAGTCCTGTACCTTCCACCTTCAGAGCTGGAGGCCCTTTAAGTTGGATTGCGATTCACCCAAAACTGGCCCCCACAGCAAGCGTCCCTGCCGCTCCGACCGAGCCACTTCCTTTTCCGTCGACGCCCTTCTCGATATGTCCAAGCTCAGTCTTTTTGATGATGGTAAGCCGCTTGCTGCCGCCCACAAGCGCTGGTTTGCGCGGAAGCGTCGCCGCCGTGGAGGGTCGAGGTCCGTCTCGGGTCGCAGCTCCGATAGGCGGTGCTGCTCTCTTGGGGCGTCCGCGGCCAACGGAACTTGCTCGGACTTCCCGATGGCTGCGGGGACAGATTCCAGCGGAGAGCTGTTTGTTAATGGAAGCGGGGAAATGAATTGGGCATCCGATGTGAGCGAGGTAGCGAGGAATTCTAGGAGAGAGAGAGAAGGTAATGTGGTCGGAGAAAGGGATGGGCAATTTGGGAATTTTGATGGTCTGGGGAATGAATCAGGATATGGGAGTGAACCGGGGTACCGAGGTGATGTAGAGCTTGGATATGGCGACGAGGTTGAAGAGGAAGAGGATGATCCGCGGATATTGTTCTGGGGCAAAGAATTTGGAG ATAATTCTTCCAATTTGGAGAGGGTGGGTGAGAACTCCCTGCAGAAAACGCATCACCGAGGCAGACGGAAAAAACATGATTTGAGAATGTTTGATGCCCTGAGATAG
- the LOC142556774 gene encoding peter Pan-like protein, whose translation MARFRNKKRIPFVKPIHKKQPTVDHVTGDKIPKSFVFCRGKLPGPLPQLQMDLRKLMLPFTALKLKEKKRNNLKDFLNVAGPMGVTHFLILSKTESAPYLRIARAPQGPTLTFKIHEYSLASDVTQSQLRPRCPKDLFKNPPLIVLSGFGTGEQHLKLTTIMFQNIFPAIDINTVKLSSCQRIVLLNYNKDTNLIDFRQYSIRLQPVDVSRRIRKFVQNHQVPDLRSFQDVSDFVTKTGYGSESEVDDEAATVSLPTDIGRVNRASNKSAVKLQEVGPRMTLQLTKIEEGLCSGGVIFSEGYSEPNNSRKTRELITESEEKNKMKGHVDR comes from the exons ATGGCTCGTTTCCGCAAT AAGAAGAGGATTCCCTTTGTAAAGCCCATTCATAAGAAACAGCCGACTGTAGATCATGTAACTGGTGATAAAATTCCGAAAAGTTTTGTCTTTTGCCGTGGGAAATTGCCCGGCCCACTTCCACAACTGCAAATGGATTTGAGAAAATTGATGCTTCCTTTCACTGCTCTAAAGCTCAAG GAGAAAAAGCGGAATAATCTCAAAGACTTCTTGAATGTTGCGGGGCCCATGGGTGTTACACATTTTCTCATTTTGTCGAAAACTGAATCCGCTCCATACCTGCGGATTGCAAGGGCACCGCAAGGCCCAACTCTTACCTTCAAGATACATGAATACTCCTTAGCTTCTGATGTTACTCAATCTCAATTGCGTCCGAGATGCCCTAAAGATCTGTTTAAAAACCCACCCCTG ATAGTACTCTCTGGTTTTGGAACAGGGGAGCAACATCTAAAGCTTACCACTATAATGTTTCAGAACATTTTTCCTGCGATCGATATAAATACT GTCAAACTTTCGTCGTGCCAAAGGATTGTGTTACTTAATTATAATAAAGACACAAACCTTATTGATTTTCGGCAATACTCCATCAGGTTGCAACCTGTAGATGTTTCTCGAAGAATTAGgaagtttgtgcagaaccatcAGGTGCCGGATTTGAGAAGTTTCCAGGATGTGAGTGATTTTGTGACGAA GACTGGTTATGGATCAGAAAGTGAAGTGGATGACGAAGCAGCTACTGTAAGTCTACCGACAGACATTGGTAGGGTTAACAGGGCTTCTAATAAAAGTGCTGTTAAACTTCAAGAAGTCGGACCTAGGATGACACTTCAACTCACAAAAATCGAGGAAGGATTGTGTTCCGGTGGAGTCATATTCAGTGAAG GTTACAGTGAACCGAACAACAGTCGCAAAACTCGTGAACTTATCACAGAAAGTGAGGAGAAGAACAAGATGAAAGGCCATGTTGATAGATGA